The following proteins come from a genomic window of Pseudomonas syringae:
- a CDS encoding FadR/GntR family transcriptional regulator, producing the protein MENQSALPRARRKHRSLAQELVTELSERIRSGQLKRGDKLPTESAIMEEQGVSRTVVREAISRLQASGLVETRHGIGTFVLDTPSPSGFRIDPATIVTLRDVLAILELRISLEVESAGLAAQRRSDEQLAAMRAALDALNESAAHATDAVASDFQFHLQIALSTGNRYFTDIMTHLGTSIIPRTRLNSARLAHDDQQHYMDRLSREHEEIFDAIARQDSDAARAAMRLHLTNSRERLRHAHEEAESQRA; encoded by the coding sequence GCAGGAGCTGGTGACCGAGCTGTCCGAGCGTATTCGCAGCGGCCAGCTCAAGCGCGGCGACAAACTGCCCACCGAATCGGCAATCATGGAAGAGCAGGGCGTCAGTCGTACTGTGGTGCGTGAAGCGATTTCGCGTCTGCAAGCGTCCGGTCTGGTCGAGACCCGTCACGGGATCGGCACCTTCGTTCTGGACACGCCGAGCCCCAGCGGCTTCCGCATCGATCCGGCGACCATCGTCACCCTGCGTGATGTGCTGGCCATTCTGGAGTTGCGCATCAGTCTGGAAGTGGAGTCGGCAGGGCTTGCCGCCCAGCGCCGGAGCGACGAGCAACTGGCGGCCATGCGAGCCGCGCTGGATGCACTCAATGAAAGTGCCGCACACGCGACTGATGCAGTGGCGTCGGATTTCCAGTTTCACCTGCAGATCGCGCTGTCGACCGGCAACCGCTATTTCACTGACATCATGACCCACCTGGGGACCAGCATCATTCCGCGCACGCGTCTCAACTCTGCGCGCTTGGCCCATGATGATCAGCAGCACTACATGGACCGCTTGAGCCGTGAGCACGAAGAGATCTTCGACGCCATCGCCCGCCAGGACTCCGACGCCGCGCGTGCCGCGATGCGCTTGCACCTGACCAATAGCCGCGAACGCCTGCGCCACGCGCATGAAGAAGCTGAATCGCAGCGGGCCTGA
- the kdgD gene encoding 5-dehydro-4-deoxyglucarate dehydratase, which produces MNPQELKSILSSGLLSFPVTDFNAQGDFHRAGYIKRLEWLAPYGASALFAAGGTGEFFSLAASEYSEIIKTAVDTCATSVPILAGVGGATRQAIEYAQEAERLGAKGLLLLPHYLTEASQDGVAAHVEAVCKSVKIGVVVYNRNVCRLTPTLLEQLAERCPNLIGYKDGLGDIELMVSIRRRLGDRFSYLGGLPTAEVYAAAYKALGVPVYSSAVFNFVPKLAMDFYHAIARDDHEAVGKYIDDFFLPYLEIRNRKAGYAVSIVKAGAKIAGYDAGPVRAPLTDLTPDECDMLAALMDKQGKQ; this is translated from the coding sequence ATGAATCCACAAGAACTGAAGTCCATCCTCTCTTCCGGCCTGCTGTCCTTCCCGGTTACCGATTTCAATGCGCAGGGCGATTTCCATCGCGCTGGCTACATCAAACGCCTTGAGTGGCTGGCCCCGTATGGCGCCAGTGCTTTGTTCGCCGCTGGCGGTACAGGTGAGTTCTTCTCCCTGGCAGCCAGCGAATACTCTGAAATCATCAAGACTGCCGTCGACACCTGCGCTACCAGCGTGCCGATTCTGGCCGGTGTGGGCGGTGCGACTCGTCAGGCTATCGAATACGCTCAGGAAGCCGAGCGCCTGGGTGCCAAAGGCCTGTTGCTGCTGCCGCACTACCTGACCGAAGCCAGCCAGGACGGCGTTGCCGCCCACGTTGAAGCGGTGTGCAAATCAGTCAAGATTGGTGTGGTGGTCTACAACCGCAACGTCTGCCGCCTGACGCCGACCCTGCTGGAGCAACTGGCCGAGCGTTGCCCGAACCTGATCGGTTACAAGGATGGCCTGGGTGATATCGAGCTGATGGTGTCGATCCGTCGCCGTCTGGGTGATCGCTTCTCGTACCTGGGCGGTTTGCCTACCGCTGAAGTCTACGCCGCTGCCTACAAGGCGCTGGGCGTGCCGGTCTACTCGTCTGCCGTGTTCAACTTCGTACCGAAACTGGCGATGGATTTCTACCACGCCATTGCCCGTGATGATCACGAGGCTGTCGGCAAGTACATCGACGATTTCTTCCTGCCGTATCTGGAAATCCGTAACCGCAAAGCCGGTTATGCAGTCAGCATCGTCAAGGCTGGCGCGAAGATCGCTGGTTACGACGCAGGACCGGTTCGTGCGCCATTGACCGACCTGACGCCAGACGAGTGCGACATGCTCGCTGCCCTGATGGACAAGCAAGGCAAGCAATAA
- a CDS encoding MFS transporter, with protein MQKSKPTHVRYLILLMLFLVTTINYADRATIAIAGSSIQKDLGITPVTLGYIFSAFGWAYVAGQIPGGWLLDRFGSKKVYAMSIFTWSLFTLLQGYVGEFGISTAIVALFMLRFLVGLAEAPSFPGNARIVAAWFPTAERGTASAIFNSAQYFATVLFAPLMGWIVYTYGWQHVFVVMGAVGIVFSMIWMKVIYGPRNHPMINEAEFEHISSNGALVDLDQDKGKGAEKAASSGPKWDYIRQLLTNRMMLGIYLSQYCINGITYFFLTWFPVYLVQERGMTILKAGMIASLPAICGFIGGVLGGIISDYLLRKGHSLTFARKAPIIGGLLLSTSIVTCNYVDVEWVVVGFMALAFFGKGVGALGWAVMSDVSPKQIAGLSGGLFNTFGNVASITTPIVIGYIISSTGSFKWALVFVGANALVAVISYIFIVGEIKRVELKEPPAKGPLLNDSVSDLSEAKS; from the coding sequence ATGCAAAAGTCCAAGCCGACGCACGTCCGCTATTTGATTCTGTTGATGCTGTTTCTCGTCACCACGATCAATTACGCCGACCGTGCCACCATCGCTATCGCTGGTTCCAGTATCCAGAAAGACCTCGGCATCACGCCGGTCACTCTGGGCTATATCTTCTCCGCATTCGGCTGGGCCTACGTGGCTGGCCAGATCCCCGGTGGCTGGCTGCTCGACCGATTCGGGTCGAAGAAAGTCTATGCCATGAGCATTTTCACCTGGTCGCTGTTCACCCTGCTGCAAGGCTATGTGGGTGAATTTGGCATTTCCACGGCCATCGTCGCGCTGTTCATGCTGCGTTTTCTGGTCGGGCTGGCGGAAGCGCCTTCCTTCCCGGGCAACGCACGCATCGTGGCCGCCTGGTTCCCGACTGCCGAACGCGGCACTGCGTCGGCGATCTTCAACTCGGCGCAATACTTCGCCACCGTCCTGTTCGCTCCGCTGATGGGGTGGATCGTCTACACCTACGGCTGGCAGCACGTGTTTGTGGTCATGGGCGCAGTCGGCATCGTGTTCTCGATGATCTGGATGAAGGTCATTTATGGCCCGCGCAACCACCCGATGATCAACGAGGCCGAGTTCGAACACATTTCCAGCAATGGTGCGCTGGTCGATCTGGATCAGGACAAGGGCAAAGGCGCGGAAAAGGCTGCCAGCAGCGGACCCAAGTGGGACTACATTCGCCAGTTGCTGACCAACCGCATGATGCTTGGCATCTACCTGAGCCAATACTGCATCAACGGCATCACCTATTTCTTCCTGACCTGGTTCCCGGTGTACCTGGTTCAGGAACGCGGCATGACCATCCTCAAGGCAGGCATGATCGCGTCCTTGCCAGCCATCTGCGGTTTTATCGGTGGAGTACTGGGCGGGATCATTTCCGACTATCTGTTGCGCAAGGGCCATTCGCTGACCTTCGCCCGCAAGGCGCCGATCATCGGCGGTTTGCTGCTGTCGACGTCTATCGTGACCTGCAACTATGTGGACGTGGAATGGGTGGTCGTCGGCTTCATGGCCCTGGCGTTCTTCGGTAAAGGCGTGGGCGCATTGGGCTGGGCGGTCATGTCCGACGTCTCGCCCAAGCAGATTGCCGGTTTGAGTGGCGGCCTGTTCAATACCTTCGGTAACGTTGCATCGATCACCACCCCGATTGTGATTGGCTACATCATCAGCAGCACCGGCTCGTTCAAATGGGCGCTGGTGTTTGTCGGCGCCAACGCGCTGGTGGCGGTGATCAGTTACATTTTCATCGTGGGCGAAATCAAGCGTGTGGAATTGAAAGAGCCGCCTGCCAAGGGGCCATTGCTGAACGACTCGGTCAGCGACCTTTCCGAAGCAAAATCCTGA
- the garD gene encoding galactarate dehydratase — protein sequence MNLIQHADSPRYIRLHPLDNVVVVVNDQGVPAGTEFDNGLVTVDNVPQSHKVSTVDLAVGEAIIRYGHTIGYALQPIPRGSWVREDQLRMPSAPALDSLPMSDAVPEKQAPLEGFTFEGYRNADGTVGTRNILGITTTVQCVTGVLDHAVKRIRDELLPKYPNVDDVVALTHSYGCGVAITATDAYIPIRTVRNLARNPNLGGEALVISLGCEKLQAGQVMHEGDSSVDLSDPWLYRLQDSSHGFNEMIEQIMELAETRLKKLDVRRRETVPASELILGMQCGGSDAFSGITANPALGYASDLLLRAGATVMFSEVTEVRDAIYLLTSRAQDQDVAQALVREMDWYDRYLAKGEADRSANTTPGNKKGGLSNIVEKSLGSIVKSGSSAINGVLGPGERVSGKGLIFCATPASDFVCGTLQLAAGMNLHVFTTGRGTPYGLAMAPVVKVSTRTELAQRWPDLIDIDAGRIATGRASIEDLGWELFHFYLDVASGKKKTWTEHYRLHNDITLFNPAPIT from the coding sequence ATGAACCTGATTCAACATGCCGATTCTCCACGCTACATCCGGCTGCATCCGCTGGATAACGTAGTGGTCGTGGTCAACGACCAGGGTGTGCCGGCCGGAACCGAATTCGACAACGGCCTGGTGACCGTCGATAACGTGCCGCAAAGCCACAAGGTCAGCACCGTTGACCTGGCGGTAGGCGAGGCGATCATTCGCTATGGCCATACCATCGGCTACGCGCTGCAACCCATCCCGCGCGGCAGTTGGGTCAGGGAAGACCAGTTGCGCATGCCATCCGCACCTGCGCTCGACAGCTTGCCGATGTCCGATGCGGTGCCGGAGAAGCAGGCGCCGCTGGAGGGTTTTACCTTTGAAGGCTATCGCAATGCCGACGGTACGGTGGGCACCCGCAATATTCTCGGCATCACCACCACCGTGCAGTGTGTGACCGGCGTACTGGATCATGCGGTCAAGCGCATTCGTGACGAGTTGTTGCCCAAGTACCCGAACGTCGATGACGTGGTGGCGCTGACCCACAGTTACGGCTGCGGCGTGGCCATTACGGCCACCGACGCCTATATCCCGATTCGCACCGTGCGCAATCTGGCACGCAACCCGAATCTGGGTGGCGAGGCGCTGGTGATCAGCCTGGGCTGCGAGAAATTGCAGGCCGGGCAGGTCATGCATGAAGGCGACAGTTCGGTGGACCTCAGCGATCCGTGGCTGTACCGGCTTCAGGACTCCAGCCACGGCTTCAACGAAATGATCGAGCAGATCATGGAGCTGGCCGAAACGCGTCTGAAGAAACTGGATGTGCGCCGGCGCGAAACGGTTCCGGCTTCGGAGCTGATCCTGGGTATGCAGTGCGGCGGCAGCGATGCGTTTTCCGGCATCACCGCCAACCCGGCCCTGGGCTATGCCTCGGACCTGCTGTTACGTGCTGGTGCGACGGTGATGTTTTCCGAAGTGACTGAAGTGCGTGATGCCATTTATCTGCTGACGTCCCGCGCGCAGGATCAGGACGTCGCTCAGGCCCTGGTTCGCGAAATGGACTGGTACGACCGCTACCTGGCCAAAGGTGAAGCAGATCGCAGCGCCAACACCACGCCGGGCAACAAGAAGGGTGGGTTATCGAACATTGTCGAGAAATCCCTGGGGTCTATCGTCAAGTCCGGCAGCAGCGCCATCAACGGCGTGCTTGGCCCTGGCGAGCGGGTCAGCGGCAAAGGGTTGATCTTCTGCGCCACGCCAGCCAGTGATTTTGTCTGTGGCACCCTGCAACTGGCCGCCGGGATGAACCTGCATGTGTTCACCACCGGGCGCGGTACGCCGTATGGCCTGGCGATGGCGCCAGTTGTGAAGGTCTCGACCCGCACTGAACTGGCTCAGCGCTGGCCCGACCTGATCGACATCGACGCCGGCCGCATCGCTACGGGTCGTGCGAGCATCGAGGATCTGGGCTGGGAGCTGTTCCACTTCTACCTGGACGTAGCCAGCGGCAAGAAAAAGACCTGGACCGAACACTACCGGCTGCACAACGACATCACCCTGTTCAACCCTGCGCCGATTACCTGA
- a CDS encoding PLD nuclease N-terminal domain-containing protein produces the protein MGWISENHLWLFAALTALIVISDIWAVMRIRKSKTQSSNKLMWIIVVVAVPIAGVLALVVAGPRHVDTPATPEQQSTKY, from the coding sequence ATGGGTTGGATATCGGAAAATCATTTGTGGTTGTTTGCAGCGCTGACTGCTCTGATCGTGATTTCGGACATCTGGGCGGTCATGCGTATTCGCAAAAGCAAGACACAGTCCAGCAACAAGCTGATGTGGATCATCGTCGTTGTCGCCGTGCCGATTGCTGGCGTATTGGCTCTGGTGGTTGCAGGTCCGCGCCATGTGGACACCCCGGCCACGCCTGAACAGCAAAGCACCAAGTACTGA
- a CDS encoding sensor domain-containing phosphodiesterase → MNASAPIPMNETQRLLRIRELCVLEDTSDEVLDEIVAMTAAFFQAPIALVSIVDENRQWFRSRVGLKARETPRNVSFCAYTILSDTLFEVPNATIDERFMNNGLVTGHPDIRYYAGAPLITDDGLALGSLCVIDTQPREPMTEQQMQMLKGFASLVMKRIVSLRLSCFIDQPTGLYNRSRLQEDIQQALASGIDYQLVAVDMITSTFLNDIVKALGYSFSQDMVTEIKARLESLLPQGCSLYKVSPTRFGFLLPGDRVPDHLFRTLLRDFETPVECRGIPVQMQVGLGVVSLNRDPNGNQDWMRMVISAADDARDRDLGWAMYEPHFDAAQQRAFMLLSSLTTAVHAHDQLRLVYQPRIDLESGLCTSVEALLRWNHPTLGPIGPAEFIPLAEKTALMRPLSLWVLKSAIEQAARWQQQGFDFRIAINVSPEDLTGPAFTDRMIRLLGQHKIDPTRFELEFTEGALMHNPAEVRHQLERMRQMGMDVAIDDFGTGYSNWNYLRQLPATTVKLDQSLIRNLASDKTDQRLVKALIGLAKKLGYCVVAEGIETDDIRRLVKQWGCDEGQGYLIAKPMEADALLDWLGPTRRLQSVVEAAEAAVIRDKRL, encoded by the coding sequence ATGAACGCCAGCGCCCCCATCCCGATGAATGAAACGCAACGCTTATTGCGTATCAGGGAGCTGTGCGTACTTGAAGACACCTCGGATGAGGTGCTGGACGAGATCGTAGCGATGACCGCCGCGTTCTTTCAGGCGCCCATCGCGCTGGTCTCGATCGTTGACGAAAATCGTCAGTGGTTTCGCTCAAGGGTCGGTCTGAAGGCTAGAGAGACGCCGCGCAACGTTTCGTTTTGTGCCTACACGATTCTTTCCGACACGTTGTTCGAGGTGCCCAATGCCACGATCGACGAGCGCTTCATGAACAACGGTCTGGTCACCGGGCACCCTGATATCCGCTATTACGCCGGAGCCCCGCTGATTACTGATGACGGCCTGGCACTGGGCAGTCTGTGCGTGATCGACACCCAGCCTCGCGAGCCTATGACCGAGCAGCAGATGCAGATGCTCAAGGGTTTTGCGTCGCTGGTCATGAAGCGCATCGTCAGCCTGCGGCTCAGTTGCTTCATCGATCAGCCCACCGGCCTTTACAACCGGTCGCGACTGCAGGAAGACATTCAGCAGGCGCTGGCATCCGGTATCGATTACCAACTGGTGGCGGTGGACATGATCACCTCCACGTTCCTGAACGATATCGTCAAGGCGCTCGGTTACAGCTTCTCTCAGGACATGGTGACGGAGATCAAGGCCCGCCTGGAGAGCCTGTTACCGCAGGGTTGCTCACTGTACAAGGTCAGCCCTACCCGCTTCGGCTTTCTGCTGCCGGGGGACCGTGTGCCTGATCACCTGTTTCGCACCCTCCTGCGAGACTTCGAGACGCCTGTCGAATGCAGGGGTATTCCGGTTCAGATGCAGGTGGGTCTCGGCGTCGTGAGCCTGAACCGCGATCCGAATGGAAACCAGGACTGGATGCGCATGGTCATCAGCGCGGCCGACGACGCACGTGATCGCGACCTCGGCTGGGCGATGTACGAACCGCACTTTGATGCTGCCCAGCAACGCGCTTTCATGTTGCTCAGTTCGTTGACCACCGCCGTGCATGCCCACGATCAGTTGCGCCTGGTTTACCAGCCCCGCATCGACCTGGAGTCCGGCCTGTGCACCTCGGTAGAAGCCTTGCTGCGCTGGAACCACCCGACGCTCGGCCCCATCGGCCCTGCCGAGTTCATACCGCTGGCCGAAAAGACGGCCCTGATGCGCCCGCTGAGCCTGTGGGTATTGAAGAGCGCGATCGAACAGGCAGCACGCTGGCAGCAGCAGGGGTTCGATTTCCGTATTGCCATCAACGTCAGCCCGGAAGACCTCACCGGCCCGGCCTTTACGGACCGCATGATCCGCCTTTTGGGCCAGCACAAGATCGATCCGACCCGGTTTGAGCTGGAATTCACCGAAGGTGCGTTGATGCACAATCCGGCCGAAGTGCGCCATCAACTGGAACGCATGCGCCAGATGGGCATGGATGTGGCCATTGATGACTTCGGCACGGGCTACAGCAACTGGAATTACCTGCGCCAGCTACCGGCCACCACGGTCAAGCTTGATCAGTCGCTGATCCGTAATCTGGCCTCTGACAAGACTGATCAGCGGCTGGTCAAAGCCTTGATCGGTCTGGCCAAAAAGCTGGGCTACTGCGTCGTGGCGGAAGGTATAGAGACAGACGACATCCGCCGCCTGGTCAAGCAATGGGGCTGTGACGAAGGTCAAGGCTATCTGATTGCCAAACCCATGGAAGCCGACGCGCTGCTGGACTGGCTGGGCCCGACCCGCCGCCTGCAAAGCGTTGTCGAGGCCGCCGAAGCTGCGGTAATCCGTGACAAGCGGTTATAA
- a CDS encoding GNAT family N-acetyltransferase — MTLHIRPAIPSDTPAISRLILTTLRTSNAIDYPASVIERVEQSFTPEALAALMLRRRVFVAVAEDTVIGTASLDGRAVRSVFVDPEWHRQGVGRLLMTEVERVARENGVVSLVVPSSLTAQGFYVALGFEVVREQQDGEERTLIMERKLSV, encoded by the coding sequence ATGACCCTCCACATCCGCCCGGCCATCCCATCAGACACACCCGCCATCAGTCGTCTGATCCTGACCACGCTGCGCACCAGCAATGCCATTGATTACCCCGCCAGCGTTATCGAGCGCGTTGAGCAGAGCTTCACCCCAGAAGCGTTAGCAGCATTGATGTTGCGGCGCCGAGTGTTTGTCGCCGTGGCGGAAGACACTGTCATCGGAACCGCCAGCCTCGACGGGCGGGCTGTGCGTTCGGTGTTTGTTGATCCCGAATGGCACCGGCAGGGAGTAGGGCGGCTATTGATGACAGAGGTCGAGCGGGTTGCCCGTGAGAATGGCGTGGTGTCTCTGGTGGTGCCATCGTCGTTGACTGCACAGGGGTTCTACGTCGCACTCGGCTTTGAAGTCGTGCGCGAGCAGCAGGATGGCGAGGAGCGCACCTTGATCATGGAGCGGAAGTTAAGCGTCTGA
- a CDS encoding GAF domain-containing protein yields MNSNLTSAELAVISEIEATSSLLRLVTRLTGLRFAAIAKVTDSSWTACAVYDEINFGLEAGHELKLETTLCNELRQHRQPIVINELATDAVYAEHPVPKLYGFQSYFSLPIVFPNGDFFGTLCGLDTLPAQLDDHDTLDTLKVFCTLIASTLYAHYQLQEIQEVTA; encoded by the coding sequence TTGAACAGCAACCTGACTTCAGCAGAGCTGGCAGTCATCAGTGAAATCGAGGCCACTTCCAGCCTCCTGCGGCTGGTTACCCGGCTGACGGGGTTGAGATTTGCGGCGATTGCGAAAGTGACCGATAGCAGCTGGACCGCCTGCGCCGTCTACGACGAAATCAATTTCGGACTGGAAGCGGGTCACGAGCTCAAGCTTGAAACCACGCTGTGCAATGAACTGCGCCAGCACAGGCAGCCCATTGTCATCAACGAGCTGGCTACCGATGCGGTTTATGCAGAACACCCCGTTCCGAAACTCTACGGCTTCCAGAGCTATTTCTCGCTACCGATCGTTTTTCCTAACGGTGATTTCTTCGGCACGCTGTGCGGCCTGGACACCCTGCCGGCGCAACTCGACGATCACGACACGCTCGACACCCTGAAAGTCTTCTGCACATTGATCGCCAGCACGCTGTATGCGCACTACCAGCTGCAGGAAATTCAAGAGGTCACCGCCTGA
- a CDS encoding methyl-accepting chemotaxis protein, with amino-acid sequence MNLRSLNISRRASLCFGIITLILIGLGGFSYVQIGHLRGAEQNIEENSLPSIQVVDDIQIALLHARLESIRMLASTDPTVRSTAASNALEAINTLQSRSEFYRQHLISGEQDRIQFEAAHNKMDNYVAGVKQIVTTDATDHEKALSFANNEQVQRANAYQSDLSTLRGQNAKEAERSGSDATAVYDHSVNVLLIVVIIASILTVFLAIALTRSIVDPISASLKLAEDIAAGDLTRQLEVTGNDEASRLMNSLNMMSNNLRDTIQQISGASAQLSTAAVEMTSITESADRTLQQQNSEIEQAATAVNEMSAAVEEVARNATSTSEAAQQSSVSADLGNQRVSETLTAMQNLTGLVEGSSAQVTALAGQAQDISKVLGVIRGIAEQTNLLALNAAIEAARAGEQGRGFAVVADEVRALAHRTQTSTQEVEQMISAIQAGSSATVESMQKSTLEVHNTRKTAEGAGQSLRQITDSVLEINNRNLQIAAASEQQAHVARDVDRSLISIRNLAVQSSEGTRQTLEASNELSELAVNLNDLVLRFKT; translated from the coding sequence ATGAACCTCAGATCGTTGAATATCTCGCGCAGAGCATCCCTGTGCTTTGGCATCATCACCCTGATTTTAATAGGCCTGGGCGGGTTTTCGTATGTTCAGATCGGTCACCTGCGCGGGGCAGAGCAGAACATAGAGGAGAACTCGCTGCCGAGCATTCAGGTCGTCGACGATATTCAGATCGCCCTGCTCCATGCCCGGCTGGAAAGCATCCGCATGCTGGCCAGTACTGACCCGACCGTGCGAAGCACCGCGGCGAGCAACGCTCTGGAGGCCATCAATACCCTGCAATCGCGCAGTGAATTCTACCGGCAGCATCTGATTTCCGGCGAGCAGGACCGAATCCAGTTCGAGGCAGCCCATAACAAGATGGACAATTACGTAGCGGGCGTTAAGCAAATAGTGACCACCGACGCTACGGATCACGAAAAAGCCCTGTCTTTCGCCAACAACGAGCAAGTCCAGCGAGCCAATGCCTATCAGTCCGACCTCAGCACTCTGCGTGGGCAGAACGCGAAAGAGGCCGAACGCTCAGGCAGTGACGCCACAGCGGTTTATGACCACAGCGTCAATGTACTGCTGATCGTGGTAATTATTGCCTCGATATTGACGGTATTCCTTGCGATTGCACTGACCCGCAGTATTGTCGATCCGATCAGCGCGTCCCTGAAACTCGCAGAAGACATTGCTGCAGGCGATCTGACCCGACAACTGGAAGTCACCGGCAATGACGAGGCGTCGCGCCTGATGAACTCGCTGAACATGATGTCGAACAATCTGCGCGACACCATTCAGCAAATCTCCGGTGCGTCGGCTCAACTGAGCACCGCCGCCGTCGAAATGACCTCGATCACCGAAAGTGCCGACCGCACCCTGCAGCAACAGAACAGCGAAATCGAACAGGCCGCAACTGCCGTAAACGAAATGAGTGCTGCCGTAGAAGAGGTCGCTCGTAATGCTACGTCCACCTCCGAAGCGGCTCAGCAGTCCAGCGTCTCTGCCGACCTGGGCAACCAGCGCGTTTCGGAAACCCTGACTGCTATGCAGAACCTGACCGGACTGGTCGAAGGTTCATCCGCACAGGTCACCGCCCTCGCCGGTCAGGCACAGGACATTAGCAAGGTGCTGGGCGTGATTCGCGGGATTGCAGAGCAGACCAACCTGCTGGCACTCAACGCCGCCATCGAAGCCGCTCGCGCAGGTGAGCAGGGTCGCGGGTTTGCGGTGGTGGCTGATGAAGTTCGGGCGCTGGCACATCGCACCCAGACATCTACCCAAGAAGTCGAACAGATGATCTCGGCGATTCAGGCGGGCTCGTCCGCCACCGTTGAATCAATGCAGAAGAGCACTCTGGAAGTTCATAACACTCGTAAAACGGCAGAGGGCGCTGGGCAATCGCTGCGCCAGATCACCGATTCGGTGCTGGAGATCAACAACCGCAACCTGCAAATCGCCGCCGCCTCCGAACAACAGGCGCATGTGGCGCGGGATGTGGACAGAAGCCTGATCAGCATCCGTAATCTTGCGGTACAAAGCAGCGAGGGCACCCGTCAGACGCTGGAGGCCAGTAACGAGCTTTCGGAGCTGGCGGTAAATCTGAACGATTTGGTATTACGATTCAAGACTTGA
- the nhaA gene encoding Na+/H+ antiporter NhaA, whose translation MHKPTPRTESPNALAFITRFFAAESAGGLILMAAALAALIVANSPLADGYFAALHAVVAGLSVSHWINDGLMAIFFMLVGLEIKREMLAGQLASWSQRALPGFAALGGMVVPALIYVAFNWGQPGTIGGWAIPAATDIAFALGVLSLLGKRVPLSLKIFLSALAILDDLGAVLIIALFYTSDLSIPMLLAAFATIAVLVALNRLGVKKLLPYLIIGALLWFFMLQSGIHATLAGVALALCIPLGKPDEEASSPLLHLEEKLHPWVAFAVVPIFGFANAGVSLSGITVEKLVDPVPLGVALGLLIGKQVGIFALAALAIRAGLARLPDGSNWGQLYGVAALCGIGFTMSLFIGALAFPGSPELVDEVKVGVLIGSVLSAALGVVVLRRFGKQG comes from the coding sequence ATGCATAAACCCACCCCTCGTACTGAATCCCCCAACGCGCTGGCGTTCATCACGCGGTTTTTCGCTGCTGAATCCGCTGGTGGCCTGATCCTGATGGCCGCTGCGCTGGCAGCCCTGATTGTCGCCAACTCGCCGTTGGCGGACGGTTATTTTGCAGCGTTGCATGCCGTGGTCGCGGGGCTGTCGGTTTCGCACTGGATCAACGATGGCCTGATGGCGATCTTCTTCATGCTGGTCGGCCTGGAAATCAAGCGTGAAATGCTGGCCGGCCAGCTTGCATCCTGGAGTCAGCGAGCATTGCCGGGTTTCGCCGCGTTGGGCGGCATGGTGGTTCCGGCGCTTATCTATGTGGCATTCAACTGGGGTCAGCCAGGCACCATCGGCGGCTGGGCCATTCCGGCGGCGACTGACATCGCCTTCGCGCTGGGGGTGTTGTCCTTGCTGGGCAAGCGCGTGCCGCTGTCCCTCAAGATCTTTCTGTCGGCACTGGCGATCCTTGATGACCTCGGCGCGGTGCTGATCATCGCGCTGTTCTACACCAGCGATCTGTCGATCCCCATGCTGCTGGCGGCGTTTGCCACCATTGCCGTACTGGTTGCACTGAATCGACTGGGCGTGAAAAAACTGCTGCCCTACCTGATCATCGGCGCACTGCTGTGGTTCTTCATGCTCCAGTCCGGCATTCACGCCACCCTTGCAGGCGTTGCGCTGGCGCTGTGCATCCCGCTCGGCAAACCCGATGAAGAGGCCAGCTCACCGCTGCTGCATCTGGAAGAGAAACTGCACCCGTGGGTCGCTTTCGCCGTGGTGCCGATCTTCGGCTTTGCCAACGCTGGCGTATCGCTGTCAGGCATCACCGTAGAGAAGCTGGTTGACCCGGTGCCGCTCGGCGTCGCCTTGGGGTTGTTGATCGGCAAACAGGTTGGCATCTTCGCCCTGGCTGCACTGGCCATCCGCGCCGGCCTGGCTCGCTTGCCCGACGGCAGCAACTGGGGTCAGCTTTACGGTGTTGCGGCGCTGTGCGGTATCGGTTTCACCATGAGCCTGTTCATCGGCGCACTGGCCTTCCCCGGCTCACCTGAACTGGTGGACGAGGTCAAAGTGGGTGTGTTGATTGGCTCGGTATTGTCGGCTGCGTTGGGGGTTGTGGTGTTGCGCAGGTTTGGGAAGCAGGGGTGA